One stretch of Streptomyces peucetius DNA includes these proteins:
- the fusA gene encoding elongation factor G: protein MRTDPRHRSDHSSTTLTRVRNMGILAHVDAGKTTVTERILYLTGATHKRGEVHDGTTVTDFDPQERDRGITIFAAAVSCLWDDHRINLIDTPGHVDFADEVERSLRVLDGAVAVFDAVAGVEPQSEAVWRQADRHAVPRIAFVNKLDRAGADLDSAVRSIRERLRTVPLVVQLPVGQEDGFTGVVDLLRMRALIWRKGHDSYEEGPVPDELRAEAERRRRLLEETVAELHSAALEEFCERSALTGPSLAAALRDLTHSGEGVVVLCGSAYRNCGIEPLLEAVVAYLPSPQDVPPVRGVHDGTEQERPADPDAPFAGLVFKVNSTATGRLTYVRVYAGTIQKGDAVLDAGSRRTERVGRILRVQADRHAEVDRAEAGDIVAVIGIKSARTGATLCAPAAPLLLEPPTTAAPVVTVAVEARSRLDTDRLATALARLAEEDPSLAVRTDPETGQTVLSGMGELHLEVAVEKIRRAHGLEMGVGRPQVSYRETVTRGVSGFVHRHVKQDGGAGQFAHIVLDVEPLDPDDDRAEGFAFSSTVTGGRVPQEFVRAVEAGCRDALAEGPLGGHPVTGLRVTLTDGATHSKDSSEMAFRTAGRFGLREALRASATALLEPVAEVTVTVPDDAVGTVLGDLAARRGRVAGQTARSGTAVVTATVPLAELFGYASRLRSRTQGRGTFTTRPAGYAPAPASVTGGMPS, encoded by the coding sequence GTGCGCACCGACCCGCGACACCGATCCGACCACTCCTCCACCACGCTGACCCGCGTCCGGAATATGGGCATCCTCGCCCACGTCGACGCCGGCAAGACGACCGTCACCGAACGGATCCTGTACCTCACCGGCGCCACCCACAAGCGCGGCGAGGTCCACGACGGCACCACCGTCACCGACTTCGACCCGCAGGAGCGCGACCGTGGCATCACGATCTTCGCCGCGGCGGTGAGCTGCCTCTGGGACGACCACCGGATCAACCTGATCGACACCCCCGGCCACGTCGACTTCGCCGACGAGGTGGAACGCTCGCTGCGGGTGCTCGACGGCGCCGTCGCGGTCTTCGACGCCGTCGCCGGAGTCGAACCGCAGAGCGAGGCCGTGTGGCGGCAGGCCGACCGGCACGCGGTGCCGCGGATCGCGTTCGTCAACAAGCTGGACCGCGCCGGTGCGGACCTCGACTCGGCCGTCCGGTCGATCCGGGAACGGCTGCGGACGGTCCCGCTGGTGGTCCAACTGCCCGTCGGGCAGGAGGACGGGTTCACCGGCGTCGTCGACCTGCTGCGTATGCGCGCCCTGATCTGGCGCAAGGGGCACGACTCGTACGAGGAGGGCCCGGTGCCGGACGAGCTGCGCGCGGAGGCGGAACGGCGCCGTCGCCTGCTGGAGGAGACGGTGGCCGAGCTGCACTCCGCCGCACTGGAGGAGTTCTGCGAGCGGTCCGCGCTCACCGGGCCCAGCCTGGCGGCGGCGCTGCGCGACCTGACCCACAGCGGTGAGGGCGTCGTGGTGCTGTGCGGTTCCGCGTACCGCAACTGCGGCATCGAACCGCTGCTCGAGGCCGTCGTCGCGTATCTGCCCTCACCACAGGACGTACCGCCCGTCCGCGGCGTCCACGACGGAACGGAACAGGAACGGCCCGCCGACCCGGACGCGCCGTTCGCCGGGCTGGTGTTCAAGGTCAACTCGACGGCCACGGGCCGCCTGACGTACGTACGCGTGTACGCGGGAACGATCCAGAAGGGAGACGCCGTGCTCGACGCAGGCAGCCGCCGCACCGAACGCGTCGGAAGGATCCTGCGCGTCCAGGCGGACCGGCACGCAGAGGTGGACCGGGCGGAGGCAGGGGACATCGTCGCCGTGATCGGGATCAAGTCGGCCCGTACCGGCGCGACCCTGTGCGCGCCGGCCGCGCCGCTGCTCCTCGAACCGCCCACCACGGCCGCCCCGGTCGTCACCGTGGCCGTCGAGGCGCGCAGCCGCCTCGACACCGACCGGCTGGCGACGGCGCTGGCCCGGCTGGCCGAGGAGGACCCGTCCCTCGCGGTCCGGACCGACCCCGAGACCGGCCAGACGGTGCTGTCAGGCATGGGCGAACTGCACCTGGAGGTCGCGGTGGAGAAGATCCGCCGCGCCCACGGGCTGGAGATGGGCGTCGGCCGCCCGCAGGTGTCGTACCGCGAGACCGTCACCCGCGGCGTGTCCGGTTTCGTCCATCGGCACGTCAAACAGGACGGCGGGGCGGGACAGTTCGCACACATCGTCCTCGACGTCGAGCCGCTGGACCCGGACGACGACCGCGCCGAGGGCTTCGCGTTCTCGTCGACCGTCACCGGCGGGCGGGTACCGCAGGAATTCGTCCGCGCGGTGGAGGCCGGCTGCCGGGACGCCCTTGCCGAGGGCCCCCTCGGCGGACACCCGGTGACCGGGCTGCGGGTGACGCTGACCGATGGGGCCACCCACTCCAAGGACTCGTCGGAGATGGCGTTCCGCACGGCGGGCCGGTTCGGTCTGCGCGAGGCGCTGCGCGCGTCCGCGACGGCCCTGCTGGAACCGGTGGCCGAGGTCACGGTCACCGTGCCCGACGACGCGGTCGGCACGGTCCTCGGTGACCTCGCGGCCCGGCGGGGCCGCGTCGCCGGCCAGACCGCCCGGTCCGGCACGGCGGTGGTGACGGCCACGGTGCCGCTGGCCGAACTCTTCGGCTACGCCTCCCGCCTGCGCAGCCGCACCCAGGGCCGGGGCACCTTCACCACCCGGCCCGCCGGCTACGCACCGGCACCGGCATCGGTGACGGGCGGGATGCCGTCGTAG
- a CDS encoding flavin reductase family protein codes for MNSTAIPTVCDATDKATGTDHLSISPSILYFGTPVALLTTENPDGTPNLAPVSSAWALGHTVVLGLGAEGHTVANLADRPELVVSLPSPDLWAAVERLAPLTGADPVPAAKRGVYRHERDKFAACGLHPHPSEVVGPPRVAECPLQFEARVRSIVPAGPDGAFRIVECEVVRVHASASVVVPGTQHIDPGAWSPLIYNFRHYFGLDGRELGHGFRSETAASRP; via the coding sequence ATGAACAGCACTGCGATTCCGACGGTCTGCGACGCCACCGACAAGGCCACCGGCACCGATCACCTCTCCATATCCCCCAGCATCCTGTACTTCGGGACCCCCGTCGCCCTGTTGACCACCGAGAACCCCGACGGCACACCCAATCTCGCCCCGGTCTCCTCGGCCTGGGCCCTGGGTCACACCGTCGTTCTCGGTCTGGGCGCTGAGGGCCACACCGTCGCCAACCTCGCTGACCGCCCGGAACTGGTCGTCAGCCTCCCCTCGCCCGATCTGTGGGCAGCGGTGGAACGACTCGCCCCGCTGACCGGCGCCGACCCGGTACCCGCGGCCAAGCGCGGCGTGTACCGCCATGAGCGGGACAAGTTCGCCGCATGCGGGCTGCACCCCCACCCCTCGGAGGTGGTCGGGCCGCCGCGTGTCGCCGAGTGCCCTCTGCAGTTCGAGGCCCGGGTGCGGTCCATCGTCCCGGCCGGCCCCGACGGCGCCTTCCGGATCGTCGAATGCGAGGTCGTGCGCGTCCACGCCTCCGCCTCCGTGGTGGTGCCGGGCACCCAGCACATCGACCCCGGGGCCTGGAGCCCCCTGATCTACAACTTCCGGCACTACTTCGGCCTCGACGGCCGGGAACTGGGCCACGGCTTCCGTTCGGAGACGGCGGCTTCACGGCCGTAG
- a CDS encoding transposase family protein, whose amino-acid sequence MLDVPHEVVEHVSWLIYARRCELNSRWRRLGCFRQALLVLVHLRKNETLAQVAAGFGVSTATAGRYVSETVDILAERAPSLHEALRELPPEGFVILDGTLIATDRIAADEPYYSMKHRRHGMNVQVVAAPDGTPLWFSRALPGRTHDLTAARAHGVIQACLSRQLLVLADRAYRGAGATVRTPYYGRDLPEKYAQFNRDHARLRAPGERAFARLKQWRILRKARCSTNRIGRTVAAVHAIEIAWSSG is encoded by the coding sequence ATGCTCGACGTCCCGCACGAGGTCGTGGAGCACGTTTCCTGGCTCATCTACGCCCGAAGGTGTGAGCTGAACTCCCGCTGGCGCAGGCTGGGCTGCTTCCGGCAGGCCCTGCTTGTCCTGGTGCACCTGCGCAAGAACGAGACTCTGGCCCAGGTCGCAGCGGGGTTCGGCGTCTCCACCGCGACCGCCGGCCGCTACGTGAGCGAAACGGTCGACATCCTCGCCGAGCGCGCCCCGAGCCTGCACGAGGCCCTGCGCGAGTTGCCGCCGGAGGGGTTCGTCATCCTCGACGGCACCCTGATCGCCACCGACCGCATCGCGGCGGACGAGCCGTACTACTCGATGAAGCACCGCCGTCACGGGATGAACGTGCAGGTCGTGGCCGCGCCGGACGGGACACCGCTGTGGTTCTCGCGAGCGTTGCCCGGCCGCACGCACGACCTGACCGCAGCCCGCGCACACGGTGTGATCCAAGCCTGTCTGTCCCGTCAGCTCCTCGTCCTTGCCGACCGGGCCTACCGCGGAGCCGGAGCCACCGTCCGCACCCCCTACTACGGCCGAGACCTTCCCGAGAAGTACGCCCAGTTCAACCGGGACCACGCCCGGCTGCGGGCGCCGGGCGAACGTGCCTTTGCGCGCCTCAAGCAATGGCGGATCCTCCGCAAAGCCCGCTGCAGCACCAACCGCATCGGCCGCACGGTCGCCGCCGTTCACGCCATCGAGATCGCCTGGAGCTCAGGATGA
- a CDS encoding DUF1062 domain-containing protein: MLNSWVVVPTCLPFVLRRCHACPSDRFRTSGKFRVNANHKLIDAWLLALCTACGGTTKLTVLERMNVRSVRPELLDRLHDNDPSLAAELLQDPVVRRRNRIALDWDNAWRLDTGGSDHLDREVIDVPVRFAARIPVRLVRLIAEGCRLPRAEVERLITAGKLVSAVRLNGRLSGDFTFTLKR, translated from the coding sequence GTGCTCAACAGCTGGGTGGTCGTGCCCACCTGCCTGCCGTTCGTTCTCCGCCGTTGCCACGCGTGCCCGTCCGACCGCTTCCGGACAAGCGGCAAGTTTCGCGTCAACGCCAACCACAAGCTCATCGACGCCTGGCTCCTCGCGCTCTGTACCGCTTGCGGGGGAACCACAAAGCTCACGGTCCTGGAGCGGATGAATGTGCGCTCCGTACGACCTGAGCTGCTGGACCGGCTGCATGACAACGACCCTTCCCTGGCAGCTGAGTTGCTCCAGGATCCGGTCGTGCGGCGCCGTAACCGCATCGCTCTCGACTGGGACAACGCCTGGCGCCTCGACACCGGCGGATCGGATCACCTGGACCGCGAGGTGATCGACGTCCCGGTCCGCTTCGCGGCGCGGATCCCCGTCCGGCTGGTGCGACTGATTGCTGAAGGCTGCCGTCTTCCGCGGGCCGAGGTCGAGAGACTGATCACGGCGGGGAAGCTCGTTTCGGCGGTCCGACTGAATGGCAGGCTCTCCGGCGACTTCACCTTCACGCTCAAACGCTGA